The Pangasianodon hypophthalmus isolate fPanHyp1 chromosome 5, fPanHyp1.pri, whole genome shotgun sequence genome includes a window with the following:
- the LOC113541336 gene encoding interferon alpha/beta receptor 2 isoform X2 — protein sequence MCTITDGVGIISKLNVFYCIDHAIKHAGAFTDHAGAFTDHAGAFTEQAGAFTDQAGAFTDHAGAFTDHAGAFTEQAGAFTDQAGAFTDHAGAFGCFHCKVHCSLPSPQNVTIVSFNLEHKLTWTPGPGTAAFTHFRVQSYNQKRKLWISVKSCSDVQIGESCDLTKSFKEMFGVYQARVQAFNQVQESNWTTSKFFTPLLDTTLGPPLVSLTGCGNCLLLKLSPPASVEQNHDPLTNFFQEYTVTVSRTRDKAQFGMKASNGENLINYLEPGVEYCITATAVTSFKNLALPSEPHCTYTSPQPFNTALRKGKKNPNKQTKKR from the exons ATGTGTACAATAACTGATGGGGTTGGAATAATTTCAAAACTCaatgtattttattgcattGACCATGCCATAAAACATGCAGGAGCTTTCACTGACCATGCAGGAGCTTTCACTGACCATGCAGGAGCTTTCACTGAACAAGCAGGAGCTTTCACTGACCAAGCAGGAGCTTTCACTGACCATGCAGGAGCTTTCACTGACCATGCAGGAGCTTTCACTGAACAAGCAGGAGCTTTCACTGACCAAGCAGGAGCTTTCACTGACCATGCAGGAGCCTTTGGGTGCTTTCATTGTAAAG TGCACTGTTCACTCCCGTCTCCCCAAAATGTAACCATCGTCTCCTTTAATCTGGAGCACAAGCTCACGTGGACACCAGGTCCTGGCACAGCAGCCTTCACACACTTCAGAGTGCAGAGCTATAATCAGAA GAGGAAGCTCTGGATTTCAGTGAAGAGCTGTTCTGATGTACAAATTGGCGAGTCATGTGATTTGACCAAATCTTTCAAGGAAATGTTCGGTGTTTATCAAGCCCGAGTGCAAGCATTTAATCAGGTCCAGGAATCCAACTGGACCACATCGAAATTCTTTACTCCCCTGCTGGACA CAACTCTGGGTCCTCCACTTGTGTCGCTGACCGGTTGTGGAAACTGCCTCCTCCTGAAACTCAGTCCACCAGCCAGTGTGGAGCAAAACCATGACCCACTGACCAACTTTTTTCAAGAGTACACTGTCACTGTGTCCAGGACTAGAGACAAAGCACAG TTTGGTATGAAGGCATCCAATGGAGAGAATTTGATCAACTACCTAGAGCCGGGAGTGGAGTACTGCATCACGGCCACTGCAGTAACAAGCTTTAAAAACCTTGCTCTTCCTTCTGAACCTCACTGCACCTACACAAGTCCACAGCCGTTCAACACAG CACTgagaaaaggcaaaaaaaacccaaacaaacaaacaaaaaaacgctAG
- the LOC113541336 gene encoding interferon alpha/beta receptor 2 isoform X1 produces the protein MCTITDGVGIISKLNVFYCIDHAIKHAGAFTDHAGAFTDHAGAFTEQAGAFTDQAGAFTDHAGAFTDHAGAFTEQAGAFTDQAGAFTDHAGAFGCFHCKVHCSLPSPQNVTIVSFNLEHKLTWTPGPGTAAFTHFRVQSYNQKRKLWISVKSCSDVQIGESCDLTKSFKEMFGVYQARVQAFNQVQESNWTTSKFFTPLLDTTLGPPLVSLTGCGNCLLLKLSPPASVEQNHDPLTNFFQEYTVTVSRTRDKAQFGMKASNGENLINYLEPGVEYCITATAVTSFKNLALPSEPHCTYTSPQPFNTVAMFLSALCAVFLLVLLLCAALNYTGQLGNLHTPLPRALVSFLPLVERRWET, from the exons ATGTGTACAATAACTGATGGGGTTGGAATAATTTCAAAACTCaatgtattttattgcattGACCATGCCATAAAACATGCAGGAGCTTTCACTGACCATGCAGGAGCTTTCACTGACCATGCAGGAGCTTTCACTGAACAAGCAGGAGCTTTCACTGACCAAGCAGGAGCTTTCACTGACCATGCAGGAGCTTTCACTGACCATGCAGGAGCTTTCACTGAACAAGCAGGAGCTTTCACTGACCAAGCAGGAGCTTTCACTGACCATGCAGGAGCCTTTGGGTGCTTTCATTGTAAAG TGCACTGTTCACTCCCGTCTCCCCAAAATGTAACCATCGTCTCCTTTAATCTGGAGCACAAGCTCACGTGGACACCAGGTCCTGGCACAGCAGCCTTCACACACTTCAGAGTGCAGAGCTATAATCAGAA GAGGAAGCTCTGGATTTCAGTGAAGAGCTGTTCTGATGTACAAATTGGCGAGTCATGTGATTTGACCAAATCTTTCAAGGAAATGTTCGGTGTTTATCAAGCCCGAGTGCAAGCATTTAATCAGGTCCAGGAATCCAACTGGACCACATCGAAATTCTTTACTCCCCTGCTGGACA CAACTCTGGGTCCTCCACTTGTGTCGCTGACCGGTTGTGGAAACTGCCTCCTCCTGAAACTCAGTCCACCAGCCAGTGTGGAGCAAAACCATGACCCACTGACCAACTTTTTTCAAGAGTACACTGTCACTGTGTCCAGGACTAGAGACAAAGCACAG TTTGGTATGAAGGCATCCAATGGAGAGAATTTGATCAACTACCTAGAGCCGGGAGTGGAGTACTGCATCACGGCCACTGCAGTAACAAGCTTTAAAAACCTTGCTCTTCCTTCTGAACCTCACTGCACCTACACAAGTCCACAGCCGTTCAACACAG tggccatgtttttgaGCGCACTGTGCGCAGTCTTCCTCTTGGTGTTGCTCCTCTGTGCAGCTCTGAACTACACCGGCCAGCTCGGTAACCTCCACACACCACTcccaagagctttagtgagttTCTTACCTTTGGTGGAAAGAAGGTGGGAAACTTAA
- the LOC113541336 gene encoding interferon alpha/beta receptor 2 isoform X3 yields MNCSRQQGILRVWTIFFFVIQEVHCSLPSPQNVTIVSFNLEHKLTWTPGPGTAAFTHFRVQSYNQKRKLWISVKSCSDVQIGESCDLTKSFKEMFGVYQARVQAFNQVQESNWTTSKFFTPLLDTTLGPPLVSLTGCGNCLLLKLSPPASVEQNHDPLTNFFQEYTVTVSRTRDKAQFGMKASNGENLINYLEPGVEYCITATAVTSFKNLALPSEPHCTYTSPQPFNTVAMFLSALCAVFLLVLLLCAALNYTGQLGNLHTPLPRALVSFLPLVERRWET; encoded by the exons ATGAATTGCTCGCGACAGCAGGGGATACTGAGAGTGtggacaatttttttctttgtaatacaGGAAG TGCACTGTTCACTCCCGTCTCCCCAAAATGTAACCATCGTCTCCTTTAATCTGGAGCACAAGCTCACGTGGACACCAGGTCCTGGCACAGCAGCCTTCACACACTTCAGAGTGCAGAGCTATAATCAGAA GAGGAAGCTCTGGATTTCAGTGAAGAGCTGTTCTGATGTACAAATTGGCGAGTCATGTGATTTGACCAAATCTTTCAAGGAAATGTTCGGTGTTTATCAAGCCCGAGTGCAAGCATTTAATCAGGTCCAGGAATCCAACTGGACCACATCGAAATTCTTTACTCCCCTGCTGGACA CAACTCTGGGTCCTCCACTTGTGTCGCTGACCGGTTGTGGAAACTGCCTCCTCCTGAAACTCAGTCCACCAGCCAGTGTGGAGCAAAACCATGACCCACTGACCAACTTTTTTCAAGAGTACACTGTCACTGTGTCCAGGACTAGAGACAAAGCACAG TTTGGTATGAAGGCATCCAATGGAGAGAATTTGATCAACTACCTAGAGCCGGGAGTGGAGTACTGCATCACGGCCACTGCAGTAACAAGCTTTAAAAACCTTGCTCTTCCTTCTGAACCTCACTGCACCTACACAAGTCCACAGCCGTTCAACACAG tggccatgtttttgaGCGCACTGTGCGCAGTCTTCCTCTTGGTGTTGCTCCTCTGTGCAGCTCTGAACTACACCGGCCAGCTCGGTAACCTCCACACACCACTcccaagagctttagtgagttTCTTACCTTTGGTGGAAAGAAGGTGGGAAACTTAA